The Methanoculleus taiwanensis nucleotide sequence CTGATCCGGCATCCTGAGTTGCTGACTTCCCCAGGCGAGAAGCGGTTACCGACCACCATCGATAATACACGGCATATACCCCGCCTCGCCATCGCCTGCCTCATCAATCCCCTCTCGCTTTTTGCGGTAGTAGAGCACCGGCCGGATCAGCATCGCGGATACGTGATCGTGATGAAGAAATGGGCTATTTTCTCTGTGGTTCTCTTTGTATTGATAGCGCTGGTCCCGCCGGCACTGGCGCAGGAAACCTACACGACCGACAATATATCTATCTCAGGCCACTCGCCATTTGCACCCCTGCCTGAAGATGATCCGGCCGGGCTGATACTGTCTGATGCCGCAGTAGCGCTCTCCGATCCGCCGGCACTCGAATGGCAGAAGTGTCTCGGCGGGTCGGGGGATGACGGGGCATTCAGTATCCAGCAGACGAGCGACGGCGGATATATCATCGCCGGGCGTGCCTCCTCGAACGACGGCGACGTCTCCGGCAACCACGGCAACTGGGACTTCTGGGTGGTGAAAGTGAACGCCAGCGGCAACGTCACCTGGCAGACATGCCTCGGCGGGGCGTTTCATGATTTTGCCTTGAGTATCCAGCAGACGAGTGACGGCGGGTATATCGTCGCCGGGAATACAGCGTCGGGCGAAGTCTCCGGCCACCACGGCGGGTATGACGCCTGGGTGGTGAAACTGGATGCCACGGGTACCCTGGTCTGGCAGCGTTGCCTCGGCGGATCGGACTGGGACTATGCCTATAGTATCCAGCAGACGAGCGACGGCGGGTATATCGTCGCCGGGGAGACGCAGTCGAGCGACGGCGACGTCTCAGGCAACCACGGCGGCAGTGATGCCTGGGTGGTAAAATTGAACGCAGGCGGCACCCTGGTCTGGCAGCAGTGTCTCGGCGGGTCATCCACTGACTCTGCGGATAGTATCCGGCAGACGAGCGACGGCGGGTATATCGTCGCCGGGAAGACCGCATCCACCGACGGCAACGTCTCCGGCAACCATGGCGACGCTGATGCCTGGGTGGTGAAACTGGACGCTGCCGGTGACATCGCCTGGCAGCAGTGTCTCGGCGGGTCGTCGAATGATGATGCCCAGAGTATCCAGCAGACGAGCGACGATGGGTATATCGTCACCGGAGTTACCTGGTCGACCGACGGCGACGTCTCCGGCAACCACGGCGGCAGTGATGCCTGGGTGGTGAAAGTGGACGCTACCGGTGACATCGCCTGGCAGAAGTGTCTCGGCGGGTCGTCGAATGATGGTGCCCAGAGTATCCAGCAGACGAGCGACGATGGGTATATCATCGCCGGAGTTACCTGGTCGACCAACGGCGACGTCAGCGGCAACCATGGCAACGGTGACGCCTGGGTGGTGAAACTGGAAGGCACCGGATCGGTCGCCATCCCGGTCGCCAACTTCACCGCGAACGTCACCGCCGGCACGGCGCCGCTCACCGTGCAGTTCACCGACACCTCCTCGAACACGCCGGCCTCCTGGTCATGGAGCTTCGGCGACGGTGCGACTTCGACCGAGCAGCACCCAATCCACATCTACACCGCCGCCGGGAACTACACCGTCAACCTGACCGCAACGAATGCCGGCGGTACGGCAGACCTCACAAAGACCGGGTACATTACCGTAATGGGATCGACGCTGGCCGCCAGCTTCACCGCGAACGTCACCTCCGGCACCGCCCCACTCACCGTGCAGTTCACCGACACCTCCACCGGTAGCCCGACCACCTGGAACTGGAAGTTTGGTGACGGGAACACCTCCTCGCTCCAGAACCCCGTGCATACTTATGCCCTCACCGGAAACTACACAGTCTCCCTTACTGCAACGAACGAAGGCGGCACGGCAAACCTCACAAGAACCGGGTACATTACCGTGACCAGAATGCTCTCCGATGCACCGGCACTCGAATGGCAGAAGTGTCTCGGCGGGTCGTCGGTTGATGGTGCCTGGAGTGTCCGGCAGACGAGCGACGGCGGGCATATCGTCGCCGGGAAGACCTCCTCAACCGACGGCGACGTCTCCGGCAACCACGGCAAC carries:
- a CDS encoding PKD domain-containing protein — translated: MLTSPGEKRLPTTIDNTRHIPRLAIACLINPLSLFAVVEHRPDQHRGYVIVMKKWAIFSVVLFVLIALVPPALAQETYTTDNISISGHSPFAPLPEDDPAGLILSDAAVALSDPPALEWQKCLGGSGDDGAFSIQQTSDGGYIIAGRASSNDGDVSGNHGNWDFWVVKVNASGNVTWQTCLGGAFHDFALSIQQTSDGGYIVAGNTASGEVSGHHGGYDAWVVKLDATGTLVWQRCLGGSDWDYAYSIQQTSDGGYIVAGETQSSDGDVSGNHGGSDAWVVKLNAGGTLVWQQCLGGSSTDSADSIRQTSDGGYIVAGKTASTDGNVSGNHGDADAWVVKLDAAGDIAWQQCLGGSSNDDAQSIQQTSDDGYIVTGVTWSTDGDVSGNHGGSDAWVVKVDATGDIAWQKCLGGSSNDGAQSIQQTSDDGYIIAGVTWSTNGDVSGNHGNGDAWVVKLEGTGSVAIPVANFTANVTAGTAPLTVQFTDTSSNTPASWSWSFGDGATSTEQHPIHIYTAAGNYTVNLTATNAGGTADLTKTGYITVMGSTLAASFTANVTSGTAPLTVQFTDTSTGSPTTWNWKFGDGNTSSLQNPVHTYALTGNYTVSLTATNEGGTANLTRTGYITVTRMLSDAPALEWQKCLGGSSVDGAWSVRQTSDGGHIVAGKTSSTDGDVSGNHGNDDAWVAKLEGSGTLIWQQCLGGSSTDYAWSIQQTSDGGYIVAGVTWSTDGDVSGNHGGSDAWVVKLNSSGNPAWQTCLGGSSVDGAVSIQQTIDGGYIVTGYTFSNDGDVSGNHGNRDAWVVKLDSSGNLAWQTCLGGSSDDGAWSIQQTSDGGYIVTGRASSTDGDVSGCHGNWDFWVVKLDAAGAIVWQKCLGGSQNDEAYSIQQTSDGGYIAAGYTNSTDTDGDVSGNHGRYDTWVVKLGASGDIAWQQCLGGSQNDIAQSIRQTSDGGYIVTGVTGSTDGDVSGNHGGTDAWVVKLNSGGNRVWQKCLGGLSYDYAYSIQQTSDDGYIVAGYTQSTDGDVSGNHGNQDAWVVKLEGTGSVAIPVANFTANATAGTAPLTVQFTDTSSNTPTSWSWSFGDGATSTEQHPIHTYTTAGTYTVNLTAANGDGSNTRTQTNYI